CCTTGACCCGCTCGGGTTCCGCCGCAATCCGTTGGCGCGACGTTCGAAACGGGCGGAGCGAATCGTTCACGAACCTGGCGAGCGCCTGTTTATCTTCGACGCAGCCGATCTGCGCCGTCCTGCATTCCCGATCCACGCGCTTCACCCATTCCTCAGTTCCGAAAATCTTTTGGAGATCAAAGACGGGACAGATGTCGGGATTGCCGGGATCGCTCTTTCTCTTGCGGGCCGGGTCGGTGAGCATCTTCATCACCTTCTCGGTTGTTTCCTCTTCGGAATCGGAAAGGAGAATCGCGTTTCCGTAACGCTTGCTCATCTTTCGCCCATCAATGCCGCGAACGTACGGCGTCTCCGTCAGCAGCGCCTGCGGTTCGGGAAAGACTTCCGAATACAGATGATGAAAGCGCCGAACCAGCTCGCGCGCGAATTCCAGGTGGGGGACCTGATCCTGCCCGACGGGAACCGCGTGCGCCCGATAAACCAGAATATCCGCAGCCTGCAGCAGCGGATACCCGAGGAATCCATGAGTCGCGATATCGCGTCCCTCATATTCCTCCAGGGCCTCTTTATATGTGGGAACGCGCTCGAGCCATCCGAGCGGCGTAATCATGGAAAACAGCAGGTACAGTTCGGCGTGTTCCCTGACGTGCGACTGGACGAAAATGACGCTCTTATTCGGGTCGAGTCCGGCGGCAAGCCAGTCGTAAACCATCTCGAGGATATTCGATTGCACGTCCTGCGTGTTTTCATATTCCGTCGTAAGCGCGTGCCAATCGGCAACCATATAATGCGTCTCGTGGCCTTCGTCCTGAAGCTTTTTCCAGTTGCTCAAGGCGCCGAGAAGATGCCCGATGTGCAGTTTTCCGCTCGGGCGCATGCCGCTCAATATCCTCATCTTTTGCATCATTGTCTCCGGACTATCCGACCTCGTTATAATGCCTCTCCCTGAATTCGACGCCAAGCTCCCGCGCAAGCGCGCGACACGCTTCGAGCTCATCGGGATCGATATCGAGCGCCGTCACGGAGACGCGAGGAATATATTTCTTGCCTTCGCGTATGAAATCCAGGATTGAAAGGAAGGTTTTCGGGCCGAACTTCGGCCTGCAAAGCTCATAATACTTTTCCGCGTTGGAGCTGTTCAGACTGATCGAAATCGAATCGACCAGCCCCTCCAGCTCGGGAACAATGTTGCGCTTATAAAAAAGGTTTGCCTGCCCGTTGGTGTTGATCCGGACGGCGCAGCCCTTCTGTTTGAGGCTCATTGCCACCTGCTTTACCGCGTCCAACCGCAGGAGCGGCTCGCCTAATCCGCAGAACACGATTTCCTTGTAGGACCTGAGCGGATGTGTGTTGAGGGCGCCGACGATTTCCTCCGCCGACGGGTCGCGCTTGAGCAGCAGATTATGTCCCTTGACAAACGGGCTTTTGAAGCGCGTGCAGAACGCGCATTCGTTGGTGCAGGCGCCGGTGACATTGATGTAGAGAGAATCGCGTATCGGATAAACGATCACCTGTCCGTTCTCATTAAGCGGCAGTCCGAACAGGTTCTTCGCGTTGAGCGACGTGATCCGGTCGATATCGTCGACGCTGAGACCTTTCAGCCGCGCCAGCTCCTCGGCCACGTAACGGACGAAAGCGGGCTCATTTCGTTTGCCGCGCCGGGGCTGGGGCGCGAGATATGGCGCATCGGTTTCAAGCACCAATCGCTCCGTTGGCACCCGCTTGATGACCGCACGCAAATCCTCGGCATTCGGATATGTCAGCGTCCCGCCGACGGCGATATAAAAGCCCCATTCGAGTGCGCGCTCTGCAAGCCGATCGTCCCCCGAGAAGCAGTGGAGGACTCCGCCGGCCAGTTTATCGGCATATCGAGAGATGACTTCGGCGGCTTCCTCGTGGGCGTCCCGATCGTGGATGACCACCGGCAGATGCAGTTCCTCGGCGAGGGCCAGGTGCGCCTCGAACGCGGCAAACTGGCTGTCGCGCGGCGAGAGGTTCCGATAAAAATCCAGACCGGTCTCGCCGATCGCCACCACTTTCGGGTGTCGCGCCAGCTTCCTGAGTTCTTCAACGGCGGCGGAATCAACGGTTGCCGCATCGTGAGGGTGAACGCCGACGGCAGTCAAAAGGCGCGAGTTCTGTTCGGCCAGCGCGACGGCCCGCTTGCTCGATTCCAGGTCGAACCCGATCACCAGCGAATACTCTATCGCTGCGTCTTCCATATTCTTCAGGACTGCCGCCCAGTCATCGGTAAAGTCCGGCATTTGCAGATGTGAATGTGTGTCAATCACTCTCTTTCACCTTCGGAAACAGGGGCTTGCCCGGCCGTATTCGGGATGCGGGGTCGAGGCGCCCCCACTGATCGAGGTGCTCGAAATTAAGCTCATCGAATCGGTCGAGCCCGAGTTGCTCATACATCTGCGCCGCCGCCTGCGGCATGAACGGCGCAAGAAGTGTGGTGATGATCCGGAGCGACTCGGCCAGCGTGTAGAGCACCGTATCCAGCCGCGCCTTCTTATCGGGTGATTTCGCCAGTTCCCATGGCGCGTTTTCCTCCACAAATTTATTGCACCGGCGCACGAACGCCCAGATCTCCTCGAGGGCCAGACTGAACTGGAGCTGATCCATCTGCGGCTTCATGCGGGAGAATAAGGAACTCGCCATTTGGCGCAACTGCGCGTCCTCCTCGCCGGGATCGGGCTGCGGGATCAAGCCGTCGTTGTACCGTTTGATCATTGCGAGCGTCCGGCTCAAGAGGTTGCCGAGATCATTGGCCAGTTCGTTATTGATCCGGGTGATCATGGCCGCACGCGAAAAATCGCTGTCCTTGCCGAACGTGCCCTCGCGCAGGAGGAAGTAGCGTACCGCATCGAGTCCGTACGAATCGGCCAGCTTGATGGGGTCGATCACGTTTCCGAGCGATTTTGACATCTTCTGGCCTTCAACCGTCCACCAGCCGTGTCCGAACACGCGGGTGGGCAACGGAAGCTCTGCGGCCATCAACATGGCTGGCCAGATCACGGTGTGAAACCACAAAATCTCTTTTCCGATCAGGTGCAGATCCGCCGGCCAGTATGTGCGGAACTTTGTTTGATCGGTTCCGAACCCGACCGCGGTTATGTAATTGATCAGGGCGTCTACCCATACATAAATAACGCATTTTTCGTCGCCGGGAACCGGAATGCCCCAACTGACGGTGGTCCGACTGATGCTCAGATCCATCAATCCCTGCTGGATTCGGCTAACGATCTCATTGCGGCGGGTCTCAGGCTCAATAAAAGTCGGATTTTGTCGGATGTGTTCGAGAATCTTTTCGCCGAAGGCGGAAAGCTTGAAGAAATAGCTTTTCTCTTTTACTCTCTCGACCTTTCGGCCGCATTCCGGACAATTGCCATTCACCAGTTGTTTTTCAGTCCAGAAGGCCTCGTCCGGTACGCAATACCACCCCTCGTAATCACCCAGGTAGATGTGGCCGTGGTCCTGAAGCGTTTTGAAAAAAGCCTGCACGCCTGCTTCGTGGTAATCGTCAGTTGTCCGGATCAGGTGATCATAGCTTATGTTCAGCGTTTTCCAAGCCTTCTTGAATCCCTCAACGACAATATCGGCCCATTCTTTCGGCGTCTTTCCTCGCTCCTCCGCCGATCGCTGTATCTTGATGCCGTGTTCATCCGTAGCGGTCACGAAAAAGACGTTGTAGCCCTCCATCCGCTTGAAGCGGGCAAGCACGTCGGCCGCGATCGTGGTATAGGCGTGACCGATGTGAGGTATGTCATTCACATAGTATGCCGGTGTGGTCAGGTAGAATTTCCCTTTCGACATGCGGACTCTTATGCTCCTTGTTCTCCGGATTGCGTCTCGATGTCTCCGGCTTCGTCCACAACGTCCGCGGAATCCTCCTCGGGCGTTTCCTTTGCCGGTCCCCCCGCCTGCGCATAACAGGCATACTCGTACTGGATGCAGCACATCAGTCTTCCGCATTGTCCCGAGATTTTTGTCGGATTGAGCGCAAGGCTCTGTTTCTTCGCCATCTTGATCGAGACGGGCGAAAATTCCTGCAGGAATGAGACACAGCACAATGGGCGGCCGCAGCATCCTATTCCGCCGACCATGCGGGCTTCATCGCGAACTCCTATTTGCCGCAATTCGATGCGGGTGCGGAACTGGTGGGCAAGGTCTTTCACCAGCTCCCGAAAATCGACGCGCGTCTCCGACCGGAAGTAGAAGAGGATTTTGCTCTTGTCGAAAGCGACCTCAACGCCAACAAGCTTCATGCTCAATTCGCGTTCTTCTATCCTGTTTTCGCAGATTTTGAAAGCTTCTTCTTCGAGGCGCAGCAACTCCTCATAGTTCTTCTTGTCCTCGCTCGACGCCTTTCGAATCGCCTTCATCATCCCGCACAGGCACTTCGGCTCGAAGTCGATCGGTCGCGGCTCGACAATCACCTCTCCCAGTCTCAACCCCATATTGGTCTTGACAACGCACCAATCGCCTGGCTTCAGACTCAATCCTTCCGATTGAAAAGAAAAAAGGCGGTTTTCACTCTTGAATTTTATCTTTCCTATACAAATCATTTACAACACCCTCTTGCGAAGCAGCGCATCGGAGGCGTGCGCTTTTATTGGGAGGCGATTTTCTCGCCGGTCCGCATCCATGGCATGACTCTATTTCGCAGGGAGCGGAGATAGCACCTTGCCCGCTACGCGTGGCGCAACCCGAACAGGAGATCCAGAAAGACCCTGTCTTCCGCAACATAATGTGAACAGTAGGCGGAGGCCTGGTCAATGGACTCCACGTTCTGGAGCAGAACCGCCGAACTCATGCGTTCAGCCAGGCCGCGGAGCAGTTTCACCTTGTTTCGGTTAAAGATGAATTTGTCGATGCCTGTCTCCCTTAATATCAGTATATCCCGATACAACGTAAGCAGCAATCCGAGACAGTCATTCAAAAACTCCCGGTAATGCCTGTCAACAAAAGCTTTTCTGAGATCGGCCAAGGCCGATTTCGCCGAAGCTCCCGCCTCTTCCGGCGACGGCGCGATATCCTTCTCGGCCTGTTCCTGCAGTTTCAGTCGTTCATCGTTAAACAGCGCGAGCAGCCGATCATAAGCCTGCAAGCGCTCGGAACATCCGCCGAGCGAACTGATGATCCCGGTAATTGCCTCGAGCCGTTCCGGATCGGTGAACTGAAGCGCGCGCGTAACCTGTCCTTCAGCAAGCTCGGCGGCAACCGAAGCGCGTCCGGCCTCAACATGGAAATCGCGGACCAAAATTTTCTTGATGGTTTCGGCGGTAAGCCTGCCGAATTTCACCGGCTGACAACGTGAGGCGACTGTCGGCAGCATATTTTCCGGCCGATCAGTAATCAGTATGAAAACAGTGGAGGGAGGCGGTTCCTCGAAAGTTTTCAGCATCTTATTCGCTGAAGCGAGTCCGAGACGATCGGCCTCGGAAAAGATGAATACCTTGGTTCTTCCTTTTATCGGGCGCATATACGCGAAAGGAAGAAGACCCTCTATCTGGTTGACTGTGATGGTGGCCGACCTCTTCGTCGGCAGGATAATCTGGACGTCGGGATGCCTTCCTTCGCCAATCAGCCGGCACGAGGGACAGGCTCCGCACGGCCGCTCATCCAGCGCGCCCTCGCAATTCAAGGCGGCCGCGAATACTCGCGCCGTCAGTTTGCGCCCCACGCCTGAAGGGCCCAGGAACAGATAGGCATGAGCCACCCTCTGTTTGCTGAGCGCCGACCGCAGGGTTTTTACCGCAGTCGGCTGGTCCGCGATAGATGAGAAATTCATTGCACCTTCACGAGAAACGGTTCTATAAGTGACACGATGATTTTGTGCACGTGTTCGATTGAGCCGGATACAGGAATAATTTTCACACGGTCGGGTTCCGGCCGGGCGAGCTCGAGATAACCTTCGCGCACCCGCCGGTGAAATTCTTTGTCTTCCTGCTCGAGCCGGTCGCCGCCGCGGCTGCCGGTAAATTCGCGCTTTGCAGACACTGCGCGGCGAATGCCGACCTCGATGTCAAGATCGAGCAGGAATGTGACGTCGGGCTTCAGCCCGGAGGTCGCGTGCTCGTTCAATTTTCGTATGATCTTGCCGTCGATCCCTCGGCCGTGCCCCTGATATGCAAGGGTCGCGTCAAAGAACCGGTCGCAGATCACCCATTTTCCGCTCTGAAGCGCGGGTACAATGACTTCCTTGACAAGTTGCGCGCGCGCCGCGAGAAAAAGCAGTAATTCGGCCATCGGCGCCAGACCCGCAGACAGCGGCGACAGCAGTATCTGCCGGACTTGTTCACCGACTTCCGTCCCGCCGGGCTCGCGGGTCTCAACAAGACCGATGCCCTGCCTGCGCAAGTAGTCGGCGAGCAAAGCGGCCTGCGTCGTTTTGCCGCTCCCCTCAACGCCTTCTATGGTGATAAATTTCGCGCCCATCCGATCGTTCACGAATCAAAAGAATCCCGGACTATTTTTACCGACCGAAAAAATTCAAACAATTTCTCGTAAGAGCCCTCGCTAAGATATAAATCGAACTCTTCCATGTCCTCGCGAAGGGTTGCCATCGCCTCTCTTATCTCCTCGATATTCTCCAGGCAGATTTCGGTCCACATCTCGGGATCGCTTGCGGCGATGCGCGTGGTGTCAAGAAAGCCTTTTCCAACGAGCCGGTTGTCCTCAGGGGACAGCGTCCTCAGCCCTGCGACCAGAAGGGAGGCCGCAATATGGGGAAGATGGCTGGTGCGGGCCACAATCCTGTCGTGGGCTTCCGGCGCAACCTCAACAACTTTCGCGCCCAGCCGCGCCCACAACTCCTGAATGGTCTCATTCACCTGCGGATTCGTGGCCAACGTCGGCGTCACGAATACGGCCGCCCCCTCAAAAAGATCGGCCGAGGCGTGAGCCGCTCCTTTCCGATCGGACCCGGCGAGCGGATGGCTGCCGACGTACCGCATCGAAGCCCGCGGAAGTTCCTCAACGGCGCGCACGATATTGAGCTTCGTACTGCCTACGTCGGTGACATACGCATTCTCTTCAAGTGAGCTGTCCATTTCCGCAATAACTCCGGCCACAGATCCGACCGGCGTGCATACAACTACCAGATCGGCTCCGTTAACCGCTTCGGGAATATCCGGGGCGGCTTCATCGATCGCACCCGCTTTCGCGGCGTTTGCAAGCGACTGGTGGCTGCGTCCCAGGCCGGTGATAGAGCCGCAGAGCCCTCTCTTTTTCAGCGCCAGCCCGATAGAGCCCCCAATCAGGCCCACGCCGATAATAGCGACTTTTTCAAAGAAAGGATTCATCTCGTGTTTTGTCTTGAAGACAAGGAGGCTTTCCTTGCGGTTATCAGGGCCTCCGGCAAACTGAATGCGCCCTCATACAAAGCTTTCCCAATGATCATGCCGACGATCTTGCCCGGCGCGAGACGCGCGACGGCGGCGACATCATCCAGGCGCGCAATCCCGCCGGAAGCTATCAGCGAGACAGAACAGTGGTCGGCCATGTGCTTAAGGGCCTGAAGATTCGGGCCGGTCAGCATTCCGTCGCGGGCGATATCGGTGTAAATGATATGTCCTGCGCCTGCTCGCTCAACTTGTTCGGCAAACATGACGGCATCCATGGTCGTGACATCTTGCCACCCTCTTATGGCGACTCTCCCATCACGAGCATCGATACCGACGGCGATTCTGTCACCGAACTTGCTGCAGGCTTCGCGCAGAAAATCGGGCGACTGGAGCGCCGCCGTACCAAGGACGACTCGATTCGCGCCAATGGCAAGAACAGCGGAGACCGCATCGATGGTGCGATTGCCTCCTCCGAATTGGATAGGGATATCGACGGAGGCGCGAATGGTCTTTAATGAGGGCAGGTTGCGCGGCTCGCTCGACAGTGCGCCATCGAGATCGACAACGTGAAGCCACTGAGCTCCCTGGGCTGCCCATTGGCGGGCGACCGTCGCGGGATCATCGAAATAAACTTTTTCCCGTTCCGGCTTGCCCTGTTCAAGGCGGACACAGCGGCCGCCTTTGAGGTCAATCGCCGGATACAGAACCATTTTTATCCAGATGCGCCTTCGCGATTTCCACCAATTGACTGAATACCTGCCGGTCGTTCACCGCCAGTTCGGCCAGCATCTTGCGGTCAACATCGACCGAAGCCTTGCTCAACCCGTCAATAAGGCGATTGTAGGACAGCCCGTTCAACCGCGCAGCCGCGTTGATCCTGGTGATCCATAGCTTGCGAAAATCCCGCTTTCGGGCTTTCCGGTCGCGGTACGCGAAGCGCAGACTCCGAATGACGGCCTCATTGGCGGTGCGGAACATGCGGCTTTTCCCGCCATAGTACCCCGACGCCGACTTCAGGACTTTACGGCGCCGATTGCGCGACGCCGGATTGTTGCGTGCTCTTGGCATTGTTTATTCACTCCTTCAGGATATGATTCTGAAAAATCGTCAGACGGAGATCATGCGCTCGATCCTCTTCTGGTCGGATTTGGAAACGATCGCTGATTTCCTCAGCTTCCGCTTGCGCGAGCTCGTCTTCTTTGTCAGCAGGTGCCCTTTGTAAGCCCGGCTTCGCTTGAATTTTCCGGTAGCGGTCTTCTTGAACCGTTTTGCCGCCGACCGGTTGCTCTTCATCTTCGGCATGTTGGAATTCCTCTCAATCCAGACAAAAAAACTCCCTGCTCTCTTGTCGGTTAAATGATTTTTTGAACACCTAATTCTTGGGCGCCAGGACGATCGTCATGTTTCGGCCCTCGAGCCGTGGCGGCTGTTCAACGCTTGCGATATCCTGTGTCTCCTGAATCAGCCGCTCGAGAACCTTCTTGCCCAGTTCGGTATGAACCATTTCCCGGCCGCGAAACATCACCGTCACTTTCGTCTTGTTTCCTTCCGCCAGGAATTTCTGTATATGCTTCAATTTGAACTGGTAGTCATGCTCCTCAGTCTTTGGCCTGAACTTCATTTCCTTGACATTGATAACATGCTGATGCTTCTTTGCCTCTTTCGCCCGCTTGCTCTGCTCATACTTGTACTTGCCATAGTCCATGATCCTGCAAACGGGCGGAGTGGCCTTGGGCGCCACTTCGACCAGATCGAGCCCCAGCTCGCGAGCCTGCCTCAGGCCCTCATCCGCTGTGACTACGCCGACTTGTTCTCCGTCGGCTCCAATCAACCGGATTGATCTGGCGCGGACTCTTTCATTGACTCTTGGCTCCGTTGGCTTTATTGCGTACCACCTCCCAAAAACCTGAAAACAAAAAAAGATGGCAAAAGCCATCTTTCCCGCGCGTTATGCGCGAGTCTCATAACCTTGAGCGGCACCCGGCGCTTCAAGGTGAGAAGCTGCGGCTTCTGCTTTCTGCCTGTGGATTTCTCTCACGTTCCTATTTTTTCTCTTAAACTGAATACTAGCACATGCTTGCATTTCTTGTCAAGCGTATCCGGCCCAGAGGGTTTCGACAGTATCCACAAGATTTAGGTGAGAAATGAGGTTTTTGACAAAAGGATAACAACATTTTGTATTGTGAGCCCCTGATTTTCTTGACAAGCCCGCAAATTGGATGGTATACTTCAACAACAAGAGGCAGAACAGGTTTCGGCTTTTCCGTCACGTCAATCGTTCTTGGTCGCGCTGGGTGATGCAATCACTATGAGTCCTGAAGCTGTCATCGACATCGGCCGCGATGCTCTGCTCGTTACCCTTCTCATCGCGGCGCCGCCGCTTCTGGCCGGTCTGGCCGTCGGGTTAGTCATCAGCATATTCCAGGCGGTTACGCAGATCCAGGAGTTCACGCTGACCTTCATTCCAAAAATCCTGGCTGTCTTTATCGCCACCATTATCTTTCTGCCCTGGATGCTGCGAGTGTTCCTGGGTTTTACAACCAATTTGTTCATCCAGATTCCGATGTTCGGCAAATAAGGAGGGGGCCGGAGCCTGTCACATTCGCCTTGATGCCCCCCAACACGCGGAACCGCAAAATAGCGTCGGTATAGTTCCTCAAAGCTTCCTGCGCCTTCGGGGCGGGAACAACGAAGAGATGTATGGAAAACCCGTTCATCTTTACGCTGTCGCAGTTTGAGGGTTTCTTGCTGATCTTCATGCGTGTGGGCGCCATGCTGTTCGCCTCTCCCGTTTTCGGTGGAACAGCAGTGCCAACACAGGTGAGGATTTTCCTGTCGTTGATCCTGGCGCTGGTGTTGCTTCCGATTGTTGCAATACCTTATGATCTGCTGCCGCTGGATGTAGTCCCGCTGGGATGGCTGGCGATAAACGAGGTGCTGGTGGGCCTGGTCCTCGGCGTTTCGCTGACGTTTCTGTTCGCCGCGATCCAGTACGCGGGTCAGATCGTTGATTTTCAGATGGGCTTTAGCATTGTCAGTCTGATCGATCCGATGCAGGACGTGCAGATTCCGATCATGGGCTTGTTCCATTTTCTGATTGCGACGCTGATCTTTCTGGCAATGGATGCCCACCATTGGGTGATACGCGCGCTGACCGACAGCTTTAGCGTAATCCCCCTTTCGACCGCGGGATTCTCCGGATTGGTTCTCGGAGGGATTGTGAAGGCTTTTGGCGACCTGTTCGTCATCGCCATGAGAATAGCCGCACCGACTATAGCGGTTTTGATGCTGTACAATGCGGCACTCGGCATTATCGCCAAGACGGTTCCGCAGATCAATCTGTTGATCGTTGGATTCCCCGTTCGCATCGCGCTCGGGATGATCGTCGTTGCGCTGTCGCTGTCGTTCTTTCAGCCGTACTTGAGCCGGGCCTTCGACCTGATGGTGACAAACGTCTATTCGATCATGCGTCAGTTTTAAGGTGGTGAGATTGTGCCCGAACAATATGCCGGTGAGAAGACCGAGCCGGCGACCCCGCGCAGGCGGGAAGAGGTAAGAAAGAAAGGGCAGGTCGCCAAGAGCATTGATTTGAATTCGGCGCTCGTGCTTTTCGCGTCCATACTTTCGCTGTATTTCCTTGCACCGCGCCTCATGAAACTGCTGACCGACTTCACGAGGGCATACCTGGAAGACGCCGCTGCACTCGAGGTCGATGTGCACTCGATGCAGGCGCTGATGCTGCGGGCGGGACTGCAGGTGACCGATTTCTTCCTTCCGTTCATGGTGGTTGTTTTCGCGGTCGCGGTCCTGACAAATGTGGTGCAAGTCGGCTTCAAAATGAGCGGATATCCTCTGATTCCGCGCATCGAAAAGCTGAGCCCGGCGGCCGGGTTTCGGCGGATGTTTTCAGGGCGCGCGCTGGTGGAACTCCTGAAGGCTGTCTTTAAAATCGTCATCGTAGGGGTGATTGCCTTCGTCACGATCAGGGGCCACTTTGAGCGGTTGGTGGCGCTGGCCAATGTGGATGTGTGGGGAGCATGGGCCTTTTTCGGCAAGCTTACGTTTACGCTCGGGTTAAGGATTGCGATTGCGTTCATGGTGCTCGGATTGTTAGATTACGCTTTTCAGCGCTACCAGTTCGAGCAGGATATCAAGATGACGAAGGAAGAGGTGCGCCAGGAAATAAAGGATTTTGAGGGCGATCCTCAGATACGGGCCCGCATCAGGCGCGTGCGGAGGCAGATGGCGATGAACCGGATGATGGCCGAGGTGCCGCGGGCGCACGTGGTCATTACCAACCCGACGACGCTGGCGATCGCGCTCCGGTACGAGATGGAGAAGATGCGCGCGCCGGTTGTCGTCGCCAAAGGCGCACGGCTTATGGCCGATCGGATCCGAGAAAAAGCGATTGCCAGCAATGTGCCGGTTGTGGAGAACGCCCCACTGGCGCAGACGCTGTTCAAGAGTGTTGAAATCGGCGCGCCGATACCGGAGACACTGTACCAGGCAGTGGCCGAAGTGCTGGCATATGTATATCAGATAGACCGACGCAGCCGCGAGCAGTGGATGGGTGCGAGGCAGGCGGCGGCGCGGTAGGCGCTCTCTTCGATTGATTCCTTTTTGCGCCGCCGGGAAAAGGGGCTGAAACTATTCGGAAACACGGTATTCAGATGGGCGTGGGCGCCTGTCGGGTGAATGACAGATGCAGACCGTGATGAGCAGCAGGTTCTTGCGGATGATCCGCAACCAGGATGTGGTTGTGGCTCTCATCATCATTGGCATTCTCTTCATCATGCTGGTGAAGATTCCGGCGTGGACGCTCGATCTGCTTCTTACATTCAACATCTCGATCTCGGTGCTGATGATCCTCGTGACGATGTACGTCCGGGAACCGCTGCAGTTCTCGGTCTTCCCGTCGCTGTTGCTGGTGACGACGCTGTTCCGGCTGGCACTGAACGTCGCCTCGACTCGTTTGATCCTGATCGATGCGTATGCGGGAAGGGTCATCGAGGCCTTCGGCTCATTTGTTGTCGGGGGAAATTACCTTGTGGGGCTGGTTATTTTCCTCATCCTGGTGGTTATCCAGTTCGTCGTGATCACGCGCGGCGCGGGCCGCATTTCGGAGGTTGCGGCGCGCTTTACTCTTGATGCGATGCCGGGTAAGCAGATGAGTATAGACGCCGACCTGAACTCGGGGCTGATCACCGAGGACGAGGCGCGCGCGCGAAGGCGCACCATTGAGGACGAGGCGGATTTTTACGGCGCGATGGACGGCGC
The nucleotide sequence above comes from Candidatus Abyssobacteria bacterium SURF_5. Encoded proteins:
- a CDS encoding translation initiation factor IF-3 yields the protein MAFAIFFCFQVFGRWYAIKPTEPRVNERVRARSIRLIGADGEQVGVVTADEGLRQARELGLDLVEVAPKATPPVCRIMDYGKYKYEQSKRAKEAKKHQHVINVKEMKFRPKTEEHDYQFKLKHIQKFLAEGNKTKVTVMFRGREMVHTELGKKVLERLIQETQDIASVEQPPRLEGRNMTIVLAPKN
- the fliQ gene encoding flagellar biosynthetic protein FliQ, with amino-acid sequence MSPEAVIDIGRDALLVTLLIAAPPLLAGLAVGLVISIFQAVTQIQEFTLTFIPKILAVFIATIIFLPWMLRVFLGFTTNLFIQIPMFGK
- the fliR gene encoding flagellar type III secretion system protein FliR, whose translation is MENPFIFTLSQFEGFLLIFMRVGAMLFASPVFGGTAVPTQVRIFLSLILALVLLPIVAIPYDLLPLDVVPLGWLAINEVLVGLVLGVSLTFLFAAIQYAGQIVDFQMGFSIVSLIDPMQDVQIPIMGLFHFLIATLIFLAMDAHHWVIRALTDSFSVIPLSTAGFSGLVLGGIVKAFGDLFVIAMRIAAPTIAVLMLYNAALGIIAKTVPQINLLIVGFPVRIALGMIVVALSLSFFQPYLSRAFDLMVTNVYSIMRQF
- the flhB gene encoding flagellar biosynthesis protein FlhB, with the translated sequence MVPEQYAGEKTEPATPRRREEVRKKGQVAKSIDLNSALVLFASILSLYFLAPRLMKLLTDFTRAYLEDAAALEVDVHSMQALMLRAGLQVTDFFLPFMVVVFAVAVLTNVVQVGFKMSGYPLIPRIEKLSPAAGFRRMFSGRALVELLKAVFKIVIVGVIAFVTIRGHFERLVALANVDVWGAWAFFGKLTFTLGLRIAIAFMVLGLLDYAFQRYQFEQDIKMTKEEVRQEIKDFEGDPQIRARIRRVRRQMAMNRMMAEVPRAHVVITNPTTLAIALRYEMEKMRAPVVVAKGARLMADRIREKAIASNVPVVENAPLAQTLFKSVEIGAPIPETLYQAVAEVLAYVYQIDRRSREQWMGARQAAAR